From Pseudoalteromonas rubra, one genomic window encodes:
- a CDS encoding transketolase family protein encodes MRNAFARVLTELAKDDESLLLYYADIGNRLFNPLKEFAEGRTINAGIAEANMASMAAGSAMMGYKPFIYTITPFTTSRNFEQIKIDIAYQNQPVIIVGTGSGLSYANLGPTHHSFEDIALMRALPNMHVICPADAYELEQLMPQLIELNAPCYFRIGKKNEPAVHDGQPTLTFGKVHVMHSGERIAVLSTGTIMPLAQELVRALNERGVSPELVSFHTVKPLDEEYLNDAMTRFDHVITLEEHNVSGGFGSAVLEYFSEQASWPRVHRFGIPDRFIDQVHSTADARAKADLTVADIMGTLSERGVV; translated from the coding sequence ATGAGAAACGCATTTGCACGAGTCCTGACTGAGCTTGCTAAAGACGACGAATCGCTATTGCTCTATTACGCTGATATCGGCAATAGGTTATTTAACCCCTTAAAGGAGTTTGCCGAAGGTCGTACCATCAATGCCGGGATAGCCGAAGCCAATATGGCATCTATGGCAGCCGGCAGTGCGATGATGGGCTATAAACCCTTTATTTATACTATTACCCCGTTTACCACATCACGGAACTTTGAGCAGATCAAGATTGATATCGCTTATCAGAATCAGCCCGTGATCATCGTCGGCACCGGGTCTGGCTTATCTTACGCCAACCTCGGCCCAACGCATCACTCGTTCGAAGACATAGCCCTGATGCGCGCCTTGCCAAATATGCACGTGATCTGCCCGGCTGATGCCTATGAACTAGAGCAACTCATGCCACAGTTGATCGAGCTCAATGCCCCCTGTTACTTCAGAATTGGGAAAAAGAATGAGCCAGCAGTGCACGATGGTCAGCCTACCCTTACCTTCGGCAAAGTGCATGTGATGCACTCCGGTGAACGTATTGCCGTGCTTAGTACCGGCACCATTATGCCTTTGGCGCAGGAGTTAGTGCGTGCCTTAAACGAACGTGGTGTGTCACCTGAGCTGGTGAGCTTCCACACCGTAAAACCGCTCGACGAAGAATACCTGAACGATGCCATGACACGGTTTGACCATGTGATCACACTCGAAGAGCACAATGTCAGCGGGGGCTTTGGTAGCGCTGTTTTGGAATACTTCAGCGAACAGGCAAGCTGGCCACGGGTTCACCGTTTCGGGATCCCAGACCGCTTTATTGATCAGGTGCATTCCACTGCAGATGCCAGAGCGAAAGCAGACCTGACTGTGGCTGACATTATGGGTACCTTATCAGAGCGAGGTGTGGTGTGA
- a CDS encoding aminoglycoside phosphotransferase family protein — MIDDAVRYWIKDALGTENFTISALSGGANNRGYKIVSHDTSWFLKSFSPNHSHSTHKLANEFGFSQYLWQNAVTSVPEPIAYNPQAYVSLFSFIHGEPIAEAKPDSVKSALQFLERINAIPQSREHLNIASESPDSLYGFYSIIEKRLARFQPQQDNQALNTLLQQIQTRANKLLCRLPADAKNKQTRKVLSPSDFGFHNALQTNQGLVFFDFEYAGIDTSWKLLCDFFSQPAVPVDMTSLDVFFASRLFEHVPNQKDTFLTILELTQLKWCLIMLNEFLGDVQSRRQFSWNRNCLKPSELEEIKAMQLIKSQKYFTSIASNIESAASLCD, encoded by the coding sequence ATGATAGATGATGCTGTTCGCTACTGGATAAAAGACGCGTTAGGTACGGAAAACTTTACTATTTCGGCACTCTCTGGCGGTGCAAATAATCGCGGCTATAAGATTGTGTCGCATGACACAAGTTGGTTTTTGAAGTCTTTTTCGCCCAACCACTCGCACTCAACTCACAAACTCGCTAACGAGTTTGGCTTTTCGCAATACCTTTGGCAAAACGCTGTCACATCGGTGCCAGAGCCCATAGCTTACAACCCACAAGCGTACGTCAGCCTTTTTAGTTTTATTCACGGTGAGCCCATAGCTGAGGCCAAACCGGATTCAGTCAAAAGCGCTCTGCAATTTCTTGAGCGCATTAATGCCATTCCTCAGTCCCGAGAACACTTGAATATCGCCTCGGAGAGTCCTGACTCCCTGTATGGGTTTTATAGCATCATTGAGAAACGACTGGCCAGATTTCAGCCACAGCAAGATAACCAGGCCCTGAACACTCTGCTGCAACAGATCCAGACTCGGGCGAACAAGCTGCTCTGTCGCTTGCCCGCTGATGCGAAAAACAAGCAAACAAGAAAGGTCTTATCTCCTTCTGACTTCGGCTTTCATAATGCATTGCAAACGAACCAGGGCTTAGTCTTCTTCGACTTTGAATATGCAGGCATAGATACCAGCTGGAAACTCTTGTGTGATTTTTTCTCACAGCCAGCAGTGCCTGTAGATATGACTTCCCTGGATGTCTTCTTCGCCAGTCGTTTGTTTGAACATGTCCCGAACCAAAAGGATACTTTCCTGACAATATTAGAACTGACTCAATTGAAATGGTGTTTAATCATGTTAAATGAGTTTCTTGGCGATGTGCAAAGTCGCCGTCAGTTTTCATGGAACAGAAATTGCTTAAAACCTAGTGAACTAGAAGAAATAAAGGCCATGCAATTGATTAAAAGCCAAAAATACTTTACATCAATTGCATCAAACATCGAGTCAGCAGCCAGCTTGTGTGACTGA
- a CDS encoding FkbM family methyltransferase, translating into MDNTKYLESLLCELDGKHCDTLRETLRTQNVTLDELLSQPVTIVGAADEGVRLLSIFESLNAQDVQIVDMNQAKIGQLAHEQHRVQSFCKSNIESRHVILATHRTCKAYNTCKEMHASSVNTFMHLQLLYPQTFEPHFFHENMLETLLNNVSALKALQGKLADDLSLGVLASCLDYRLHGDPSVMEPHIDWELYLPTGIDLSRFASHYVDCGSFDGDSVALHINRYPDIVKGAYAFEPDPATFARLSENMAHFGFVECVNKGVGNSVTKLGFSANKDRASLFSETGELSIDITTLDSELTDFAPSMIKMNIEAFEPFALEGATHTIQRNLPLLAISVYHQPEHIFSLQKQVEDIAPGRYQFYLRQHDGGLVETVLYAVPL; encoded by the coding sequence ATGGACAATACGAAATATTTAGAATCCTTACTGTGTGAGCTTGATGGTAAGCACTGCGACACATTGCGTGAAACACTCAGAACGCAGAATGTCACACTTGATGAACTCCTCTCTCAGCCTGTCACTATCGTAGGTGCGGCTGATGAAGGGGTCCGATTATTGAGTATTTTTGAGTCACTCAATGCACAAGATGTCCAGATTGTAGATATGAACCAGGCAAAGATAGGCCAGCTGGCGCATGAGCAGCATCGAGTTCAGTCATTTTGTAAAAGCAACATCGAATCGCGCCACGTGATCCTGGCCACACACAGAACCTGTAAAGCCTACAACACCTGTAAAGAGATGCATGCCAGCTCAGTGAACACGTTTATGCATCTTCAGTTGCTTTACCCACAAACCTTCGAGCCGCACTTTTTCCATGAAAACATGCTCGAAACCCTGCTGAACAATGTATCAGCACTCAAAGCGTTGCAAGGCAAACTGGCTGATGATTTATCTCTTGGCGTGCTGGCTTCTTGCCTGGATTATCGCCTGCATGGCGACCCCAGTGTCATGGAGCCCCACATTGATTGGGAATTGTATCTGCCAACGGGGATCGATCTGTCTCGCTTTGCCAGCCACTATGTAGATTGTGGTTCTTTCGACGGCGACAGTGTTGCCTTGCACATCAATCGCTATCCAGACATAGTGAAAGGCGCATATGCCTTTGAACCCGACCCCGCCACATTTGCACGGCTGAGCGAAAATATGGCCCACTTTGGCTTTGTTGAGTGTGTCAATAAGGGCGTCGGCAACAGCGTGACTAAACTGGGCTTCTCAGCAAATAAAGACAGGGCTTCACTATTTTCAGAAACGGGCGAATTAAGCATTGATATCACAACGTTAGACAGTGAACTAACTGACTTCGCGCCAAGCATGATAAAAATGAACATCGAAGCATTCGAGCCCTTTGCTTTGGAAGGCGCCACACACACTATCCAGCGTAACTTGCCGCTGCTGGCCATTTCCGTCTACCACCAGCCTGAACATATTTTTTCATTACAAAAGCAAGTCGAAGACATTGCGCCAGGTCGTTACCAGTTTTATTTAAGACAACATGATGGCGGCCTGGTAGAAACGGTGCTGTATGCAGTGCCGCTATAA
- a CDS encoding transketolase produces the protein MTLNSIAAQIRYTLCDVSSQTKTPHLGSCLSCVDILTVLYWRTMHITPSDPDNPERDYFLLGKGHAASALYTTLAYRDYFSPAALYEHGQTGSQFEEHPGIHAPAGVETVSGSLGHALSLATGMALSTRLKGAKNRFYVLMGDGELNEGTVWEAAMFAAGKRLSNLVAIVDFNKLQGTGESTEIMHLEPLEEKWRAFGWHTIRVDGHDLNALEQALEAAKPIQQPVCIVADTVKGKGVSFMENDNNWHYRIPTAEEVDQAKQELGVL, from the coding sequence CGCAGCGCAGATACGTTACACCTTGTGTGACGTGTCCAGCCAGACTAAAACACCGCATCTGGGCAGTTGTTTGTCCTGCGTTGATATTCTAACTGTATTGTACTGGCGTACAATGCACATCACGCCCAGCGACCCAGACAACCCAGAACGAGATTACTTTTTACTCGGTAAAGGGCATGCCGCCAGTGCACTTTATACCACCCTAGCCTATCGTGATTACTTTTCTCCCGCCGCTCTGTATGAACATGGCCAGACAGGCAGTCAGTTTGAAGAGCACCCGGGAATACATGCCCCCGCTGGTGTAGAAACGGTCTCTGGCTCTTTGGGTCATGCATTATCTTTGGCAACCGGAATGGCACTGAGCACCCGGCTCAAGGGCGCTAAAAACCGCTTTTACGTGCTTATGGGTGACGGTGAGCTCAATGAAGGTACTGTTTGGGAAGCTGCGATGTTTGCAGCCGGTAAGCGCTTAAGTAACCTGGTAGCGATTGTTGACTTTAACAAGCTACAAGGCACAGGTGAAAGTACTGAAATAATGCACCTTGAACCACTTGAAGAGAAATGGCGCGCGTTTGGCTGGCACACAATACGCGTCGATGGTCATGATCTCAATGCGCTGGAGCAGGCACTCGAAGCGGCAAAACCCATTCAACAACCTGTGTGCATTGTCGCCGACACAGTCAAAGGAAAAGGCGTGTCATTCATGGAAAACGACAACAACTGGCACTACCGTATTCCAACAGCAGAGGAAGTTGATCAAGCTAAACAGGAGCTTGGAGTATTATGA
- a CDS encoding radical SAM/SPASM domain-containing protein, with protein sequence MSKYKLPLKPYPNRVLMDLSSDCNLKCPMCVVHGNTDDPKVLEIIKKNMKVTDAKQILDEIEGHTETIGPGLWSEPLMGRDILMHLNSMKRRGFKISMNSNGLLLNKKMAANLVEIDVDSITVSVDSTTNETLSKIRGVEKLEKIEQHVKQLLAIRGDAPSPRIGVSFTKQAENLHEEAEFIEKWTQIVDFVRIGEVFEEGKFPNIEIDQSKRIPCAELYETMTIHTNGDVSICCLDGFKDVVVGNAVQEGVKNVWQGEKLNEIRRHHENGDWDKVPFCKNCDRWASSQYEERTEGNLLIRKSAEFTFYNRLDRLNTWKK encoded by the coding sequence ATGAGCAAATATAAGCTACCACTGAAACCCTACCCCAACAGAGTACTGATGGATTTGAGTTCAGACTGTAACTTAAAGTGCCCCATGTGTGTCGTTCATGGCAACACAGATGACCCAAAGGTACTGGAAATCATCAAGAAAAATATGAAGGTAACGGACGCCAAGCAAATTCTCGATGAAATTGAGGGCCATACAGAAACTATTGGGCCTGGACTGTGGAGTGAGCCCCTCATGGGCCGTGATATTTTGATGCACCTTAACAGCATGAAACGCAGGGGTTTTAAAATATCAATGAACTCAAATGGCCTGCTGCTCAACAAAAAAATGGCCGCAAACCTGGTTGAAATAGACGTTGATAGCATTACGGTCAGTGTCGACTCTACAACAAATGAGACACTTAGCAAAATTCGTGGCGTCGAGAAACTAGAAAAGATTGAACAGCATGTTAAACAATTATTGGCGATCCGAGGAGATGCGCCGTCACCCAGAATTGGGGTATCGTTTACAAAGCAGGCTGAAAATCTACACGAAGAAGCCGAGTTCATTGAAAAGTGGACCCAGATCGTTGATTTCGTGAGAATTGGAGAAGTATTTGAGGAAGGTAAATTTCCGAATATAGAAATAGACCAAAGCAAACGTATTCCCTGTGCTGAACTATACGAAACAATGACAATCCACACCAATGGTGATGTCTCCATATGCTGCCTTGATGGGTTTAAAGATGTAGTAGTCGGTAATGCGGTCCAGGAAGGTGTCAAAAACGTCTGGCAAGGCGAGAAGCTCAATGAAATTCGTAGACACCACGAGAATGGCGACTGGGACAAGGTGCCGTTTTGCAAAAATTGCGACCGTTGGGCTTCGAGCCAGTATGAAGAGCGAACGGAAGGTAACCTCCTGATACGTAAGTCTGCCGAGTTTACTTTTTATAATCGCCTGGACAGATTAAATACGTGGAAAAAATAG
- a CDS encoding zinc-binding dehydrogenase — MKAAVLFNTGEPLEIINGIKMPALTRGQVQVKLLYSGLCHSQLMEVQGGRGEDKYLPHLLGHEGVGIVETIGEGVTKVSPGDKVVIGWIKGDGLDAPGGKYPHEDYLINSGSATTLCEKTIVAENRLVTLPDDFPEKLAVLLGCALPTGLGLVFNELQPLPNSTLAVFGLGGIGMSALIAAKLGQPRMLIAVDVTEEKLAMAKKLGATHTINALEQDPVAAIQSLTEGQGVEYSIEASGQTRTIEQAFESVKDGGGQCIFASHPRDDERISLEPHAFHRGKSIRGSWGGASKPDVDIPKFIALYNEGKLELDDLITRTYPLEDVNIALDDLHNKKIIRALIEI; from the coding sequence ATGAAAGCCGCTGTTTTATTCAATACCGGTGAACCTCTGGAAATCATCAACGGCATTAAAATGCCCGCGCTAACGCGAGGGCAAGTGCAAGTTAAACTCTTATACAGCGGCCTGTGTCATTCACAGCTAATGGAAGTGCAAGGTGGCAGAGGTGAAGACAAGTATTTACCTCACTTACTCGGCCATGAAGGAGTTGGGATTGTCGAAACCATAGGTGAAGGTGTCACTAAAGTGTCGCCCGGCGACAAAGTCGTCATTGGCTGGATCAAGGGTGACGGGCTGGATGCACCTGGTGGCAAGTACCCCCATGAGGACTACCTGATTAACTCCGGCAGCGCCACCACGCTATGCGAAAAAACTATTGTTGCCGAAAACCGACTGGTGACCTTACCAGACGACTTCCCGGAAAAGCTAGCTGTGCTGCTGGGCTGTGCCCTGCCTACCGGATTAGGCTTAGTCTTTAATGAGTTGCAGCCTCTGCCAAACAGTACTCTGGCCGTTTTTGGTCTCGGCGGGATAGGTATGAGCGCGTTGATCGCAGCAAAGCTGGGTCAGCCTCGCATGCTGATTGCCGTTGATGTAACGGAAGAAAAGCTGGCAATGGCGAAGAAACTTGGCGCAACACATACCATTAATGCATTAGAACAAGACCCCGTTGCGGCGATTCAGTCACTTACCGAAGGCCAGGGAGTCGAGTACAGTATCGAAGCGTCTGGCCAAACCCGCACAATCGAGCAAGCATTTGAATCGGTCAAAGATGGTGGCGGACAGTGTATTTTCGCTTCTCATCCACGTGATGATGAGAGAATCTCACTGGAGCCTCACGCATTCCATCGAGGGAAGTCTATTCGTGGTAGTTGGGGCGGAGCCAGCAAACCGGATGTCGATATTCCCAAATTTATTGCACTGTACAACGAAGGAAAACTTGAGCTGGATGACCTGATAACGCGCACATACCCGTTAGAGGACGTCAATATCGCACTGGACGACTTACACAACAAAAAAATCATACGCGCGTTGATAGAGATTTAA
- a CDS encoding AAC(3) family N-acetyltransferase: MTTLLQPMGVKSSSTLMVHSAFSGLSKQGVQAASLCESLLNYVHQGNVIMPTMTWRTVTKTQNCFDVKSTPSHTGILSELFRTQFATHRSLHPTHSVAIAGPDAEHLTQGHHLNPGPCSDSSPYGLIENSTLKDDAYILLIGVALESCTYIHYFEEHFNFDAFLQSKTEHYRLIQTNEEVVEYNLHRHTRSVRDFHQFGNALHNMNALTVALYGDTPITLLKVHALSEVVRAEFERSPLATLPCHSYMQNTL; this comes from the coding sequence ATGACAACTCTATTGCAACCTATGGGTGTCAAATCCTCAAGTACACTCATGGTACACAGCGCATTCAGTGGCTTAAGTAAACAAGGTGTTCAAGCTGCTTCGTTATGTGAGTCTTTGCTCAATTACGTACATCAGGGCAACGTCATTATGCCAACAATGACCTGGCGCACTGTCACGAAAACACAAAATTGTTTCGATGTTAAATCAACCCCGTCACATACGGGCATATTGTCAGAGCTATTCAGAACACAGTTTGCGACCCACCGAAGTTTACACCCAACTCATTCAGTTGCAATTGCTGGGCCTGACGCAGAGCATTTAACGCAGGGACATCACCTCAACCCTGGACCCTGCTCCGATTCAAGCCCCTATGGCTTGATAGAAAACTCCACACTAAAAGACGACGCATATATTTTGCTCATTGGGGTAGCGCTTGAGAGCTGCACCTATATACATTACTTTGAAGAACACTTTAACTTTGATGCGTTTTTGCAAAGTAAGACTGAGCATTATCGACTGATACAAACAAATGAAGAGGTAGTTGAGTACAACTTGCATCGCCACACACGTAGCGTCAGGGACTTTCATCAATTTGGTAACGCACTGCATAACATGAACGCGTTAACAGTTGCTCTATACGGCGACACCCCAATTACGTTGCTCAAAGTACATGCCCTGTCAGAGGTTGTCCGGGCCGAGTTTGAACGCTCACCACTGGCGACGTTGCCCTGTCACTCATATATGCAAAATACACTATGA